GTCATTTTTTTCGAATTAGAAGAACACCCAAATACAGGAACCGGTAACCCTGAACAATTAAAGTATGAACTTTCGGGGTTTTGGTCAAGGCGTATCAATTCAAAAGATAGGCTCATTTATAAAATTAATGATTTGGAAGTAATCGTTACTGTGATCTCCGCTAAGGGGCATTATGGCGATAGGTAGTAATTGAGCGGACTCTACCAATGTCTATTCAATCGGAATATAAAAGTCCACGATTGCTTTTTTTTCAGGATGGTCGTTGAAGTCGTTGTGATACAGCTCAAAAGGATTCCGGTCAGCTTTCCTATAGCCGTTTTCGTTCATCCATAGAAATAGTGCCGTCCACGATTTTTCAAACTCATTAAGCTCAATCTCAAAACCTGCTACAATAAATTTACCACCGTCGATTGTCATTAACGCTATTTCTCCTTCGGCTTTAACAGGCTCCTTTAGTAAAAGGCTGGCACTCATCCTCACCTTCTCCGCTTCTGTTACTTTGAAACTATCATGGTAAACCGTGATCATTTTCGTCTCCCGATGAAGCAAGCCTTTAGGTCTTGCCCAGCGGATCAGCTT
The window above is part of the Arcticibacter tournemirensis genome. Proteins encoded here:
- a CDS encoding Txe/YoeB family addiction module toxin gives rise to the protein MGRYSVDIEKNAKKQLAELYKSGNKADIKKVEVIFFELEEHPNTGTGNPEQLKYELSGFWSRRINSKDRLIYKINDLEVIVTVISAKGHYGDR